The nucleotide sequence CACCGATCGCCCTCTGCAGGACCTGCCCGAATTGCTCTGGCAACCCGACTCGCGCTTGCTGTCCATCTGCAGCGGTCGCTCTGACTTGTACTGGGATCCCTCGCCACGCCTGAACGGCCACATCAACTTGTCCCAGGTTTGGCCCGCGCGGGCCGGTCTCATCCAAGTGCTTGATCGGGGTCACCCGAGCGGCTAAGTTGGCATCGGCTTGCTGAGAAAGCCCAATTAACTGAGCTGCTGCTGCCAAGATTGGCTGCCAGTCGGCACTGGGCTTGCGTGTGAGGGTGATGAAGTCATTCATCAAAAAAACCGACTTGACGGACTCCATCGCCACGAGCTGGCGAGCAATTTCAGGTACATCTGATGGGGCCGCATCTGTCTCGAGGGTGAGGGGCGTCAGGCTAATTGAGCTGTCGAGATTGAGCTTCATGCAGTGGGGACTGGGTGTTGTTTCGATCGAACAAAGTTTCATGGCATAAAGGTCAACGCTTCTCTCTTCAGCTTGGCATTAGATTTCAGTCATCTATCAATTCGAGCTTGCACTCTCGGGCTCGGGGCCTGCAGAGATTCATCTGCTAGCAACCCCGGTCAGCGATCGCCCCCTTTTTCGACCCTTTCAGCTCACCCTGATTCCACAGGCATCGGCTAATCCCGAGCGATCGCGAACTGGCCTTCCAGCGAATGTGAATGTGTCAGCGCTTAGCATCGTTATAAAATATTTTTAGACTGTCGATATTTTTAGACTGCCGAGCTGAGTCGTTCGGTAACTGTCTTGCTATCGAGAGTCTCGCCCTCAAAAGTTGTTTATAACAGAAGCATGGCTATAGACCTTAGAGAACTCACCGAGCAAGCCCAACAGCTCCCGTTAACCCAGAAGCTGGAGTTGATTGCGATCCTCTCGAACAACATCGCCAATGATGCTCAGCTACAAGAGGCTTCTCAAAGCTTTTGGGAGCCCCGAACAATTCAAGAGCATTCGCAAGCCCATCCTGTCACCCCCGTCGTCAATGTGGATGAGCTTCGCTCCAAAGCATGGCCACAGACCGATCGCCTCGATGAGTTCCTGAACTTCCTACAGGACCAGCGAACAACAACACTCCTGGAGCAATAAGGGTGGATGTTGTTCTGCTCGACACTGATGTCTTTTCTATTATCCTCAAGGGGGCAAGTCAGGCTCGGGATTACCAGTACATCATTGCAGGAAAGCGCATGGCTCTGTCTTTCATGACCGTTGCCGAATTGTTCCAATGGGGTTACATGCGTAACTGGGGTAGCAGGCGCATAGCTACGCTGGAAACAGAAATGCAAAACTATCTGGTCCTTCCCCCAGATATCGAGGCTTGCCGTATCTGGGCTCAGGTTCGCGCTCGGGCCAAGGACAAAGGCAGACCCATTTCACCCCAAGATGCCTGGAACGCAGCTATGGCTCTGCGATATTCCTTGCCGCTAGTCACTAATAATGCCAAGGATTACCAGACGATTGACCTTCTCCAGGTTTTGACTCCTCTATGAGCATGTCTGCAAGCACAGCTCATTTGGATGGCCTCGAGCGAGCGAGATCGAGCAAAGGCCGAGCCAATCTCGTGTAGATAGTAGAGAATGGCGATCGAGCGCTGGGCAATCCCCTCATGGCTTACCTGCTATCTGCGACCAAACTGCAAACCTATCAACGCTGCCCGCAGTCCTACTACTTCAAATACGAACGCAAGGTTGCGGCTCCCAGCTTCTTTGGTTCCCCGCAACTCGGTCTCGCGCTCCATCGGGCCTTGGCCGCGATTTATGGCGATTGGGATTATGGCTTCTCCATACCCGACAGTAGCTGGATCGAGCAGTGCTGGGAACAATACTCGTCCGAGCTCTCGCCCACGCAAGTGGAGGAGGGGCACAAACTATTACTGGCTTACTATCGACAACACATCGCAACCTCAGTCACCCTGCACCGTCCGCTCGGAATTGAAGGGCGGTTTAAGGGGGAGTTGCAGGTGGGCTGCCTGCAATTTAAGTTGACAGGACGGTACGACCGGCTCGATTTCCTTCACCCTGACGGCTTGCATCTGGTGGATTACA is from Synechococcus sp. PCC 7336 and encodes:
- a CDS encoding type II toxin-antitoxin system VapC family toxin: MDVVLLDTDVFSIILKGASQARDYQYIIAGKRMALSFMTVAELFQWGYMRNWGSRRIATLETEMQNYLVLPPDIEACRIWAQVRARAKDKGRPISPQDAWNAAMALRYSLPLVTNNAKDYQTIDLLQVLTPL
- a CDS encoding PD-(D/E)XK nuclease family protein, yielding MAYLLSATKLQTYQRCPQSYYFKYERKVAAPSFFGSPQLGLALHRALAAIYGDWDYGFSIPDSSWIEQCWEQYSSELSPTQVEEGHKLLLAYYRQHIATSVTLHRPLGIEGRFKGELQVGCLQFKLTGRYDRLDFLHPDGLHLVDYKLSRPAIALDAEALELQLGLYYLALRQTYGQSLKRLTLIFLRDREADSYEVTPAHEQRLEEAVSDLADRLVQDSHWPATPGEQCDRCGFAKYCAAVRDEPLSLPETAARPSDLQLAIPLARSSSTEKFR